One segment of Prionailurus bengalensis isolate Pbe53 chromosome X, Fcat_Pben_1.1_paternal_pri, whole genome shotgun sequence DNA contains the following:
- the LOC122477015 gene encoding cytochrome c oxidase subunit 7B, mitochondrial yields MFPMARNAFSRLRVQSIQQTMARQSHQKRTPDFHDKYGNAVLASGATFCVAVWAYTATQIGIEWNLSPVGRVTPKEWRDQ; encoded by the exons ATGTTTCCTATGGCCAGAAACGCTTTCAGTCGTCTCCGAG ttcaaAGCATTCAGCAAACAATGGCAAGGCAGAGCCACCAGAAACGGACACCTGATTTCCATGACAAATACGGTAATGCTGTATTAGCTAGTGGAGCCACTTTCTGTGTTGCTGTATGGGCTTAT ACAGCAACACAAATTGGAATAGAATGGAACCTGTCCCCTGTTGGCAGAGTCACCCCAAAGGAATGGAGAGATCAGTAG